A single window of Arvicanthis niloticus isolate mArvNil1 chromosome X, mArvNil1.pat.X, whole genome shotgun sequence DNA harbors:
- the Tsc22d3 gene encoding TSC22 domain family protein 3 isoform X3, translating to MDLVKNHLMYAVREEVEILKEQIRELVEKNSQLERENTLLKTLASPEQLEKFQSQLSPEEPAPEASETPEAPGGSAV from the coding sequence GATCTAGTGAAGAATCATCTGATGTATGCCgtgagagaggaggtggagaTCCTAAAGGAGCAGATTCGTGAGCTGGTCGAGAAGAACTCCCAGCTGGAGCGTGAGAATACCCTCCTGAAGACGCTGGCAAGCCCAGAGCAGCTGGAAAAGTTCCAGTCCCAGCTGAGCCCTGAAGAGCCAGCACCTGAAGCCTCAGAAACCCCAGAAGCCCCTGGTGGTTCTGCGGTGTAA